The Scleropages formosus chromosome 15, fSclFor1.1, whole genome shotgun sequence genomic sequence AGCTGCGtacaagaaaaacatttccttccttttagcaggacaaaaaaaatacttgatgaaaaaaaaagccaaaaaaaaaaaaaaaaaatcagttgtttTTGCTCTGTTCTGGTTCACTTTGCTGCaacataaacagcaaaaaagcaaGTATGTAAGGTGTTTTTAATGGAACACTTTGAGATCTGATGGTCTTTCCATGTCAGAGAGCAGCTTGTTGAAACCTACTAAGGGACTGGATTGAAGGCACCGCTCCTTCTCAGCGCAAGCACAGGATTGCTGAAGACACACTTTCACGGCACGCAAATGCTGCACTGGCCCAGAATTCCTTCTTAAGACCTTCCATCCTTTATtgagtctttttcttttcagctcatttaaaagtttaatcGTACCCTGACTTCCTTCAGATATGTGAACACAttaaaaagagctgaaaaccaaatggaaaacaaattacACACTCCATAAACAAAGTGCaacttcattttgcagatgtacAGTCCTATCCTTGCCAAAAAAACTATGAAACAACAAATGGTGAGGCTGAAAAGGTGTCCGCTGATGGTTCCAATGCTGCATGCACCTGACCTCCTTTTAAGAAAGATATCCCTTCCATTTAATACAGGTTCATTCAATCCACACAAAATGCTGAGGCTGCTTAAACAATCTCCCCACAAAATAAAGGGGTTCAATAAATTCTTTTGAGATACAGTACCAGAGCAATGGAGAATGTACAATAAAAGTTGTACCTTTTAGACAGGTGTTTAAATTAAGATGTATTACTGCACCATCCTTTGATATTTTGTGAGATACCACTTGGCAACCTTTGGTGCTGTAACGCAACTTGCCTGTTGTTttcgggagggagggagaccaTGGTACTTCGGATATAAAACAAGATCCCAGAAGAAATTAACTGGTTAGCTTAGAGGCAATCCTTAACAGTTAGAATCTTTAAATATTCCCCCCACAGAATGTATATCCTTGGGGTGAAcctaaataattttataaataaaaaaatatgtacattaaatATACAAGTAGTTAGGAATAGCAGCTTACACATTATTTGAGTGTTGAAACTAAACTGAGGGGAACAATATGCAAGCCTGACAACAAGTGCTTTTTCGATTTGCAGGAAGCCAACCTCGAATATTTTACACAAGTCTATTCTTATTTAAGATGCACTGAAATTTCACATTACAGTAATGTATTTCcaatgaaaaattacaattttgcCCCAGTACTAATGAAACAGCACCAAAAGCATCAATAGTCCATCAATAATCAGttctcaaaaaaataaactgaaaatgcgACAATTACATACAAAAGCCCGAGCAAAACACAGGCTTTCAATGTCACTGACAACATTGATGATAAATTACAATTCCAACAGTGTGCTTCTGTATTGCAGATGAAAAGTAATATTCAGCATCAGACCCCAGTAAACTCTGAACtgaaaaactaataaataattcTAATCAAGTTTCTTCAGGAAAGATAAAAAATGAAGATATAAATAACTTAGATTTTTAGTGCTAATTCCAGCCATTGTAAGATATGTATAGTTTACAAAACAAACCaaattttaagtatttaaaaaaaaaaactcccttatCTGAAAATGGTTGCAGAAAATGTGTGATGACAAGTTTAACCAACAAGCTTgctcagtagtttttttttttcctaactgCAGAATACCACACACATTAATGCCAGTATGTAGCATCGGCTGTTTCCAGTATCTGGTGGCCAAATGTCCCCAAAAAGTGGTTCACAGAGAACAGCAATGAGAATAACGATGAAAAAACGTCTGCCGTAACAGTAAGGAACAGCCTTCTCAAAATATGACCATCACAGAGGTATTgggcttggggggggtgggtgtcaCATTGTGGCCTCAGGGCGAGCGAGCCAGACTGCAGATCCTCCGCTTGTCAAAGCTGGACCCCACTTCATAAAGAGACGCGGACTGGACAGCGCTCCTTATCACCGGTGGTCTCGCCTCAGCAAATGAGTGTGGCCACAAAGAGCCTTCTTCTCCGTTTCCTCTGATTAAACCCCACATCAAGCAGCAGTGTTGCACTTCTCCTTGCCCTTTGTGCACTTCATGCTAGTGACTGCGAATGGCACTTTTCAGAAGCTGGGCACCCCACGCCCCTCTCCCACCCCATCCTACATCCATACATTAAACTGGTCACACTCTTTGTGTGTCCCAGTACATGCGTTGTGCCATTATGTTTGTTTCAGCAGGCATCCTTCTCACAGGCACTTATTTTCACAGCAGATCCTTACGGTTTCGGAATTTGTTACCTGTTCGGTGCGAACGCCGTCAAAGACTGAATATCGGAGCCGAACCATCACTGCTACCGTTCACACAGAGGTACTACTACAATTTCCAGTGTCACAAACCTCACGGCTGTTTAAACATCCAAACACATTCCTTTTCCTTGAGCTCCGTGTTCAGGTCATTGAACCACATCATTATGCATTTTTGAGCACTAATAATATACTGCTGGCTTTCATTGGTTCGTTTCCTGAATGAGCAAGCAAATCACTACAATCCATACCACACTTGTTGGTATTCCGCTTGATTCCATGGAACCGTAAGGCCCACCGTACAAACAAATATTAGTAAACAGTTACAGTTAGATATGGTTTATGACTTCATCTTCAGCTAGCTTGAGCTTCACTATGCAGGTAGCAGCTAATGAAAGGAACAAATGAAAACCCAAAAGTCACTATAGCTGCATGTATTCCTTACCATTAAGTCTCTGGGGCCATGTTTTTTCACTTCTCAGAATTTAAGGATGATGACCTGATTTTCAGTTATTGCAAACAACAGAATGTTGTTGCTCGTGGACGGGCAGTTTGCAGAGCAAACTATTGTGGTATTGCTTATCCGTGTCAAATTTTGTGCCGTCAATCATCTGACCGCAGAATACATTCATTTCTTCATGCACTTCTTCATCCTTCATGCAAACCACTTCTGAGTATCACAGCAGAACTATTTTAGACAACTGAAGGTCAATGAGGCACGCTCGGTTTCCCCCACCACCTATTACTGTACATGTGATGAGAGCCCACCAAAATCTCAGAGCCAGTAGAAGAGCCAATACATTTTAGGGCATATCCATCATTaccccttttaaaaaaaaaaaaaagcaaattttacCACCTGGATAACATTTGAACAAGAATAAGCAAGCCCAGTCTTCAGCTCTACTTTCCAAGTTGCTCCGCTTAATTACAAAAGGAGTTGTTGGGAACCAGGGGACACAGCCTCATAAATACACTTGAAACATCATATGCTCCTTTCTACGTATTTACACCCACACGATGCACACAGTGGTACCGTACTTGTTCTTAGCTGAGGGGAGAACTTATCCAATGGCCAGGGTCTTGACGAGGCCACAGTGGAATTTACGGATGTGGCGGTAGAGGTCCCCTGACTGAGTGAAGCGCCTCTCACACCACTTGCAGGCATGCGGCTTCTCGCGCGTGTGTACCACAGCATGCCGGCTCAGGTTGTGCGAGTACTGGAAGCTCTTGCCACACTGGCCGCAGGTGTAGGGCTTCTCGCCCGAGTGCGTGCGCTCGTGCCTTTTCAGCGTGTACATGCAGGAGAAGGTCTTGCCGCACTGCGAGCAGGTGGGCACCGAGCCGTCGGGCGACAGCTTGGCCCGGGTGCCGTCCTTCTCACGGAAGTGTGCGCTGAGGTGCAGCTGGAGCACGTGGGGACTGGGGAAGACCTTGCTGCAGAGCGGACACACGCAGACCTGCTGGCCTGGGGGAAGCAGCACCCCGCTGGAGGTGGAGATGTCCGAGGAAGCCaggtcgtcgtcgtcgtcatcctcctcctcctcctcgctgtcCCCGAGGAGCCCCCCTCCGTCCACCTCGCCTGCtgcctcccctcctcctctccctctcctcccaacttccgcacccccctcctcctcctgctccatcAGGTCCTCCCCCCGGGGGAGGAGAGCTGCGGTGGGGCCGTTGTTGCCGGGGAAGAGGGCAGCGAACCCTGTCACCACCGAGCTCCTGGCGCAATTCCCAAAGCGCTGGCTCTCCGGCCCCGGCGGCTCACTGTCCTCCTGCTCTGACAGCAAGTCTTGTTCATCTTTAACAAGTGGCTCGGAGCCCTGCTGCTGGCTGTCGAGGGCCAGCTGTCCCGAGACATAGGAGGGGCGCGAGGAATCTCTGCTAGACAGAGGCTTGAGGGACAAATCCAGAGCGCAGTCCGTGTCATCCGAAGCCCGGGACCTCTGGGACAGCGACGCTGTGGAACCACTGACATCGGcgtttgtttttccagctgttCGGATGCAAGTCTCGGCCTCCGCTGACACATAATTGACACCTACAAGGTCCGGGGACCCGCCGGGGTGACCGTTTGCCTTCTGCCCGCTCAGTGCAGACCTATCACAGTCGGTGACAGCCAGCCGGAGCTCGCTGTGCTCCGTGTCAAATTCATCTGCATGGGGGGGCCTATGTCGGGGGCGCTGCGGCCACCGGCGGGGAGCCTTAGGGAGGCCCGGCTGCTCGCTGTCCGAGGAGCTCTCTCTGTCTAGGCCGCCCAGGACTATCCCGTCACGTGCCCTCTCATCCGGCGAGCCGAGCTCCTTGTCCTTCAGCCGGCCTTTGCACACCTTCACTATGTCGTACATGTGCAGGTAGCTGGCAGCGGCCAGGACGTCCTCCACGGGCAGGGTGCTGAATTCCAGCTTGCCCTCATACATGAATTCCAGCAGCAGGCTGAAAGCCGGGGCCGTCACAATGTCACTGTTCAGATGCACAACGTCCCTTTTGTCCAGCTGGTCCCGGTAGAAGAGGTGGAAGTACATGCTGCAGGAGGCCAGCACGGCTCTGTGCGCCCGGAATCGCGCCTCTCCCACCAGCACGGTGCAATCGCACAGGAAACCCTGGTGACGCTGCTGACTCAGGCGCTGCAGCAACTGGCGGCTATGGTCTGGGAACTCCATTCTTCCCTCATAACCtgatgaaaaacaggaaaaactggaTATTAAACAAACAGAAGGCGGCCGTTCCGACAGCAGCGCCGGCGACTCAGCAACGGCTGTAGCCACTGGATCAACAACTGAAAGTGAAGCCACTGTCCAGTTTCCGTGTCCACTGTCCACCACAACTAATAAAAACACTTACACATTTGCACAGACAACTTTCAGCGGGCCGACTTCATTGCGAATACTGCAaaagactatttttttttttttttaagtacaatAAATTATCACGCAGCGTTCTTCTGCTGCAAATTTAGGCAATTTGGAAAGTCGACCGAAGGACTTAAGTCTTAGTCGGAAACGGGTATTTTGACAGCAATTAAAGCCCGTAAGAGCACGAAAGGGATACTGAGCTCGAAAAACAAACTCATACCTGATGAAGAGCAGTATTTGGAAGTGTTAAAATACACGAGCGAGATTAGGTGAGTGCATGGCGACGCATCGATCCGTGGGAAGTCGCCGCCGGGCGTTTTAAAGCTCCGTACCTCGATCTGCGCTCAGAAACAGCAGTCCGAGTAGTTGGTCGCTACTTTTTGCGCTTCCCATCGAAAGCGAAAAGGGTCCCGAGACCAGCGGCAACCGCACTCTTGCGGCGCGGTCCGATCGCGACTCCCCGTGTTTCAGCGATCCGCCGCGTGAGAGCAGCCCGAGCAGGCAGGGTGCGCGCTGCCGAGTGCCGCTGCCGagtgccgccgccgccgccggccgAGCGCTGCTCGCTAATGACACGGCGGGCTGCGCAGTCAGCTGCTCTGACATCAGCGCGCGGTAACGCTACCTCCAGCTGTGCTCCTCTCACTGCCATATGTTCCTCCAAATCAAGCTGCCCGAGAACCCGCAGCCGGGCGCCTTTAAACTTCGAGCGGACCTTTTATAGGCATTTCAGACAAGGCTAACTCTTTATTTTTGCGGACCCTCCGCCGCCGCCCACTCCCCGCTTCACAATATCGAAACGCTACTTGCATCAACTACGTAGCGGTGGAAGTGGACCCGGTTTTAATaacgcgcgcgctcgctcgctcgctcgctcgcgctcccgcacatacacacacgttgtcATGTCGTTCTCCGCTCACTGTGTCCATTTAACGACGCGCCCCGACACACACAGGTTCTGTCCAAAGACAAAGGCAGGACTCGCAAGCAAAGTTtacgtttaatttttttttaaaaaaaagcctggaATAACAGCTTTTATTGATACTTTTACTTTCGTTATGAATTGTTTAGTGAAAGTTTCAACATCAAACACGAAAACGACGACCTGCCGTGGGAAGCGGCCAGTGTGTGGAGGCTTCGCGAAATGAGGCAACGCGCtcgtggagtggagtggagctGACGGGAAGGCGCGCGGGTGCACGCCGCCTCGAGCCGGACGGCTGCgctggggggtaagactgaggtAGTTACCATCCACGAAGTTTCGCTGACGGCTTCTTCCCCCCCACACGAACGCCGCATACTCACACGTGTCCTTCGAGCCCAGGACTCTCACAGCGCTCTCCCTAAACCACCTTCCCCGCTCCCATGATGTGCCTTCCAGATGTTGGCGTCTCCGGTCTCTCCTTGCGTCTCGGTTCGTCCCTGGCAGCCAAGCAGCGCCCTGTGGTGTCGGTCGAGCAGGTTGTTCATGGTCCAGTCTCGCGATAGCGCGCGCCACAATAGGTACTGTACTACTGCGTAACATCACACAGTGGCAGCAAGTAGCAGCCCGCTCCAGAGGCACAACTTTTTTTCGTCAGGACTGCAGGCATCGCTTCCCACACTACAACTTGAACACATTCTCACACTTTTATTGCAGTGAAAGCTGAGGCTCCTCTTTTTCTcactttacacatttttttttttttaattctggaacgattaacacattttttatgttgttgaagggaaaaaaaatgcattttgtaacCTCGTCAGAATTTCTCTCATCGCGAAACAGCATCTAAGTAGGAAGGAATAATGTGAAGTGAGAGTCTGTGGCACCACTGActggaaaagcagcagaaagggGGCCTCCTCATTCCACAGTGGAcaccaaaggcagcagggttAGGGGAAGAAGCTTCATTTATGACCTCATAGTCCACGACATCTTCATTTTTGTTAACGGTCTGCAAAGTCTGTTGTCCTGGCCGAGGGCACGGCTGGGTCAGCTGCACTTTGTGACGCAGGGAAGGGGGTCGCCAAGGACCTGTCTGACCACCCAGCCCTAAGACGTCCCCACCACACAGAAGCAGGGCAGAGTCCCGTCCCATCCATCCCAGTACCCATCGTCCCACTCCTGCTACCCACAGCTAACACCGTTCCCGCTTTCCGGCCATAAGCTGCTAAGTAGCCTTTGGGCGGACGTTACATTTTCGGTTTTAAATCCCATGGGTCAAGTGTCCAGCAACCTAATGCTTAGGTACTTCTCCACACGCATCACacacccagcaaaacagggcgttTAGCTCAAATTCCCCCCGCTATCATTCATGGGTCTCGCTATCCAggcacacccctcccccactgaTCACTTTTGTTCTTGACCACTTACTTGTGTAACTGGAGGTCTTATTGTAACACTCTTTCTTTGCCCCACCCCACCTctttttactgcagctgctgTAGCCTTCTGTGCATCTGTGGCAGAATTCCTTCATTGTAAAACAGCCACTGCTGATACGTTTCATCGAGCGTTCGGGCATCAGACTATTTGTTTAGCCCTATTATTGTTGCCCCGTGGCACCTCGGACCCCCCCCGGCCGAGGCACCGCAGTTCACAGCGTTCACTAGAGCCCCGGCACCATGTACATCC encodes the following:
- the zbtb42 gene encoding zinc finger and BTB domain-containing protein 18.2 isoform X2, whose amino-acid sequence is MEFPDHSRQLLQRLSQQRHQGFLCDCTVLVGEARFRAHRAVLASCSMYFHLFYRDQLDKRDVVHLNSDIVTAPAFSLLLEFMYEGKLEFSTLPVEDVLAAASYLHMYDIVKVCKGRLKDKELGSPDERARDGIVLGGLDRESSSDSEQPGLPKAPRRWPQRPRHRPPHADEFDTEHSELRLAVTDCDRSALSGQKANGHPGGSPDLVGVNYVSAEAETCIRTAGKTNADVSGSTASLSQRSRASDDTDCALDLSLKPLSSRDSSRPSYVSGQLALDSQQQGSEPLVKDEQDLLSEQEDSEPPGPESQRFGNCARSSVVTGFAALFPGNNGPTAALLPRGEDLMEQEEEGGAEVGRRGRGGGEAAGEVDGGGLLGDSEEEEEDDDDDDLASSDISTSSGVLLPPGQQVCVCPLCSKVFPSPHVLQLHLSAHFREKDGTRAKLSPDGSVPTCSQCGKTFSCMYTLKRHERTHSGEKPYTCGQCGKSFQYSHNLSRHAVVHTREKPHACKWCERRFTQSGDLYRHIRKFHCGLVKTLAIG
- the zbtb42 gene encoding zinc finger and BTB domain-containing protein 18.2 isoform X1; protein product: MGSAKSSDQLLGLLFLSADRGYEGRMEFPDHSRQLLQRLSQQRHQGFLCDCTVLVGEARFRAHRAVLASCSMYFHLFYRDQLDKRDVVHLNSDIVTAPAFSLLLEFMYEGKLEFSTLPVEDVLAAASYLHMYDIVKVCKGRLKDKELGSPDERARDGIVLGGLDRESSSDSEQPGLPKAPRRWPQRPRHRPPHADEFDTEHSELRLAVTDCDRSALSGQKANGHPGGSPDLVGVNYVSAEAETCIRTAGKTNADVSGSTASLSQRSRASDDTDCALDLSLKPLSSRDSSRPSYVSGQLALDSQQQGSEPLVKDEQDLLSEQEDSEPPGPESQRFGNCARSSVVTGFAALFPGNNGPTAALLPRGEDLMEQEEEGGAEVGRRGRGGGEAAGEVDGGGLLGDSEEEEEDDDDDDLASSDISTSSGVLLPPGQQVCVCPLCSKVFPSPHVLQLHLSAHFREKDGTRAKLSPDGSVPTCSQCGKTFSCMYTLKRHERTHSGEKPYTCGQCGKSFQYSHNLSRHAVVHTREKPHACKWCERRFTQSGDLYRHIRKFHCGLVKTLAIG